A genomic segment from uncultured Marinifilum sp. encodes:
- a CDS encoding peptidoglycan DD-metalloendopeptidase family protein, with product MKKYFNYKTLIIAGLVLAGLYLLSNKQKDVPDEAKTEEHQIIDSTELEPVNLKYGFPIDDFKVETNKVKRNQSLSTLLRQYDVSFSTIDKIARKAKKIFNVRKIKSGKEYSVLFTKDSIKNPEYFIYENTPVEYIVFDLRDTLHVYKGTKEIKYLKKQVSGDIESSLWNAMVSAKADPLLSIELSEIYAWTIDFFGIGKGDRFNIIYEEAFVDDKPIHDIKVLAANFIHHNTNNYAFAFTEGEKQGFFDEKGNSLQKAFLKAPLRYSRISSRFSNRRFHPVLKRYRAHHGIDYAAPTGTPVHTIGDGVIIKKGYQKNGGGNYIKIKHNSVYSTTYMHLSRFGKGMRTGVRVKQGQTIGYVGSTGLATGPHLDFRVFKNGSAINPLKMKSPPVAPVKEENKAAFEKLKNNFLNELSTEKAISLQ from the coding sequence ATGAAAAAGTACTTTAATTACAAAACTCTAATTATCGCAGGTCTTGTTCTTGCAGGATTATACCTTTTATCAAACAAGCAAAAAGATGTTCCCGATGAGGCAAAAACAGAAGAACATCAGATTATAGATTCGACAGAATTAGAACCTGTTAATTTAAAGTACGGATTCCCAATTGATGATTTTAAAGTTGAAACCAATAAGGTTAAACGAAATCAAAGTTTATCTACCCTATTGCGCCAATACGATGTCTCTTTTTCCACTATAGACAAAATAGCCCGAAAAGCAAAAAAGATTTTTAATGTGCGTAAAATAAAATCGGGCAAAGAATATTCTGTTTTATTTACTAAGGATAGCATTAAAAATCCTGAGTATTTTATCTACGAAAACACACCTGTAGAATACATAGTTTTCGATCTTCGCGATACTTTGCACGTATATAAAGGAACAAAAGAAATTAAATACCTGAAAAAGCAAGTTAGTGGCGATATAGAATCTTCTCTTTGGAATGCAATGGTAAGCGCAAAAGCTGATCCCTTATTATCGATAGAATTATCAGAAATATATGCATGGACCATTGATTTTTTTGGCATTGGCAAAGGAGATCGTTTTAATATTATATACGAAGAAGCATTTGTAGACGATAAACCAATTCACGACATTAAGGTTTTAGCCGCGAATTTTATTCATCACAACACCAATAATTACGCATTTGCTTTTACCGAAGGAGAAAAACAAGGATTTTTCGATGAGAAAGGAAATAGCTTACAAAAAGCATTCTTAAAAGCCCCATTGCGTTATTCTAGGATTAGTTCGCGTTTTTCGAACAGACGATTCCACCCAGTGTTAAAAAGATACAGAGCTCATCATGGAATCGATTATGCTGCTCCAACAGGAACCCCAGTGCATACTATTGGCGATGGAGTAATTATAAAAAAAGGCTATCAAAAAAATGGTGGAGGAAATTACATTAAAATTAAACACAATAGTGTTTATTCCACAACCTATATGCATCTTTCACGCTTTGGTAAAGGAATGAGAACAGGAGTTAGAGTAAAGCAAGGCCAAACAATTGGTTACGTTGGATCAACAGGTCTTGCTACTGGTCCTCATCTCGATTTTAGAGTATTTAAAAATGGATCAGCCATTAATCCTCTAAAAATGAAATCACCTCCTGTTGCACCAGTAAAAGAGGAAAATAAAGCAGCTTTTGAGAAATTAAAAAACAATTTTTTGAATGAGTTAAGTACCGAAAAAGCAATTAGCTTACAGTAA
- the purN gene encoding phosphoribosylglycinamide formyltransferase — MNRIAILASGSGSNAENIVRYFKDNTNVEIVVILTNNPDAFVLNRAKELNIESLVFSKSDFMKTDKIIEFLDEKNVDFIVLAGFLLLLPLNFVRKFSNRIVNIHPALLPKYGGKGMYGMNVHKAVIENGESESGITIHLVNENYDEGKIVFQAKCKIEKDDSPECVAEKVHQLEYEHFPRIIKQLL, encoded by the coding sequence ATGAATAGAATTGCCATATTAGCTTCTGGATCAGGAAGTAATGCTGAAAATATTGTTCGCTATTTTAAGGATAATACAAATGTTGAAATAGTTGTTATATTAACTAATAATCCTGATGCTTTTGTACTAAACAGAGCGAAAGAGCTAAATATTGAAAGTTTGGTGTTTTCGAAGTCAGATTTCATGAAAACGGATAAAATTATTGAATTTTTAGATGAAAAAAATGTTGATTTTATCGTTTTAGCAGGTTTTTTATTGCTGCTTCCTTTAAATTTTGTGCGTAAATTTTCCAATAGAATTGTAAATATTCATCCTGCACTTTTACCAAAATATGGTGGAAAGGGTATGTATGGAATGAATGTTCATAAAGCAGTAATAGAAAATGGAGAAAGTGAATCGGGCATTACGATTCATTTGGTAAACGAAAACTATGATGAGGGAAAAATCGTTTTTCAAGCTAAATGTAAGATTGAAAAGGATGATTCCCCCGAATGTGTAGCAGAAAAAGTTCACCAATTAGAGTATGAACATTTTCCCAGAATAATTAAACAGTTACTGTAA